CGCCGAATACGGCACCGAGCGCCGCAGCTACCTGCCGCTGGAGAAGATCCCCAAGCAGATGCAGCAGGCGCTGCTGGCGGTCGAGGACACCAACTTCTACGACCACCAGGGCGTCTACGTGCCCGGGATGATGCGGGCGTTCTGGGTCAACCTGTTCTCGTCGTCGCGCAGCCAGGGCGCCTCGACGATCACGCAGCAGCTCGCCCGCGACCTCTACCTGACGAAGAAGAAGCTCTACACCCGCAAGATCGTCGAGATCCTGCTGGCCTTCAAGATCGAGAGCCAGCTGTCCAAGGACAAGATCCTGGAGGTCTACATGAACCAGATCTATCTGGGTCAGCGGGCCTACGGCTTTGAGGCGGCGTCGCAGGCCTACTTCGGCAAGTCGCTGAAGGACCTCACGACGGCGGAGACGGCCATGCTTGCCGGCCTGCCGCAGAGTCCGTACCGCGCCAATCCGATCACCAACCTGAAGCTGGCGCAGCGTCGCCAGGCGACGGTGCTGATGCGCATGGTCGACGTCGGCATGATCACGCCGGAGCAGGCCAAGCAGGCCCGCGAGGAGCCGGTGAAGCTGCGCACCGCGCAGGAGCAGCGCCTGCCCTACGGCCAGTACGCGACCGAGATGGTGCGCCAGGTGGTGCACGCCCAGTACGGCGAGGACGCCTACAACCGCGGCCTGCGCGTGACCACGACCTTGCGCATGGACGACCAGATCGCCGCGTACAAGGCGCTGCGCCGCACGCTGATGGACTACGAGCGCCGCAAGGCCTGGCGCGGTCCGGAGGGCGACGTCGACCTGCCCGAGGGCATGGACGGCCAGGAGCAGGACGCCGCGATCTCGCAGGTGTTCAACGAGCATCCGGACAACGACGACCTGCGCACGGCGGTCGTCACCCAGGTCGCGAACAACAAGGTCCAGGCGAGCCTGTCCGACGGCGACGACATCGAGATCCAGGGCGAAGGCCTGCGCTCGGTGCAGTCGGCGCTGTCGCCCAAGGCCAAGGCCGACCTGCGCATCCAGCGCGGCTCCATCATCCGCGTGCTGCGCGGCGCGCCGACCAAGGCCTTCCCCAAGGGCGCGTGGGTGGTGACGCAGTCGCCGGAGGCCGAAGGCGCGCTGGTGTCGGTCGAGCCCGACACCGGCAGGATCCTGGCGCTGGTCGGCGGCTTCGACTTCAACCGCAACCAGTTCAACCACGCGACGCAGGCGTGGCGGCAGCCGGGTTCGAGCTTCAAGCCCTTCATCTATTCGGGCGCGATGGAACTCGGCGCCGGTCCGGCGACGCTGGTCGACGATGCGCCCATCTCGGTCGGCGACTGGAATCCGCGCAACTCCGACGGCAACTTCGACGGACCGATGACGCTGCGCCAGGCGCTGGCCAAGTCCAAGAACATGGTCACGATCCGGGTGCTGGAGCAGCTCACGCCGGCGCGCGGGCGCGCCTGGGCCGCCAAGTTCGGCGTCGACCTCGAGAAGCAGCCGGAGAACCTGACGCTGGCGCTGGGCTCGGGCTCGGTGACGCCGCTGCAGATGGCGAGCGCGTATTCGGTCTTCGCCAACGGCGGCTACCTGCTCAAGCCGCTGCTGGTGACCAAGATCGTGGACGCGCAGAACCAGGTGCTGTTCCAGGCGGAGCCGGAGAAGCTCACCGACGACCGCCGCGCGATCAGCGAGCGCAACGCCTTCATCACCGGCTCGCTGCTGCGCGAGGTGGCGATCCGCGGCACGGCCTACAAGGCGAGCGCCTCGCTCAAGCGCTACGACCTCTACGGCAAGACCGGCACGACGAACGACGCGGTGGACGCGTGGTTCGCGGGCTTCCAGCGGCGCGTGGCGACGGTGGTGTGGATCGGCTACGACCAGCCGCGCAGCCTGGGCGCGGGCGAGTCCGGCGGCGGCATCGCGCTGCCGGCGTGGATCGAGTACATGCAGGTTGCGCTCAAGGACATCAAGCCCTCCGAGATCGAGCCGCCTAAGGACGGCGGGCTGGTTCAGGAGGAAGGTCCGTTCGGTCCGGACTGGGTCTTCAGCGAGTACGCTGGGGACGCGGGCCTGAAGACGATCGGGCCGATGCCGCCGCCGTTGCCGCCTGCGGAGCCGGCGTCGGGCGCGGCCTCGGGGCCCGCGACGGGCGCCTCGGGCACGCCGCCGTCCTGGTGGATGGGCGGCGAACGCAGCGGCGGACAGTGAGGAGATCCTTCCCATGACGAAAACGCTGGTGATCGTTGCGGCGCTGCTCACGGCGGCCGGTTCCGCCCGTGCGGCGGATGAAGCCATCGAGCCGGATCAACCCGGTATCGTGGAATCGAGCAGCACCGTCGGCAAGGGTCGCGCGATGCTGGAGACCGGTCTCGGCTACCAGCGCGACAAGAGCGACGGCGTGCGCAGCCGGCTGTGGTCGACGCCGACGCTGCTGCGTTTCGGCTTCGCCGAGGACTGGGAGTTCCGTGTCGAGACCGACGGCTACCAGCGCCTGCGCGCCTCCGACGCCAGCGGGACGACCAAGGTCAGCGGCTGGGCCGACACCGCGCTCGGTGTGAAGTGGCACGTGCAGGACGGCGACGCCGAGCGCAGCAAGCCGGGTCTCGCGTGGCTGCTGAACGTCGACATGGACAGCGGCTCATCGGCCTTCCGGGGTCAGGGCTTGCGTCCCTCGCTGCGCTTGACGGCGGAATGGGACCTGCCGCGCGACTGGTCGGCCGGCCTGATCGGCGGGCTGTACCGCGACAGCCGCGACGACGGCAAGCACTTCGTCGGCGGCATCCTCGGCGCCTCGCTGGGCTGGCCGATCGCGGAGGCATGGAAGGGCTACGTTGAAGTCGCGGGTGACCAGCTCGCGTCCAACCGCAACGGCGGGCGGAGCATCTCGGCGGGCACCGGCGTCACCTGGCTGGTCGACCGCAAGCTCCAATTGGACGCCTCGATCAACCGCGGCCTCACGAGGCAGACGGCGGACTGGGTGCTGGGCCTGGGCGTCTCGATCGGATTCTGAGATCGGATTCAGCCATGCGATTCCTCCTTCGACTCCTTGCCCTCTCCGCGGCGCTGTCCGCCCTGCCCTCGGCCTGGGCCGATCCCGCGAGCGGCACCTTCACCGCCTCGCGCGCCTGCGAGGCCTTCCAGTCCTTCAGGAAAAGCACCAACCCCGACGGCGCGAAGCTGTCGCCAGGAACCGGCTACACGATCCTGGAATCGCACGACGCCGGCTGGACGCGGGTGCAGGTGCCCGACGCCCGACCGCCGGAACGCTGGGTGCCGAACGACTGCGGCGCGGCGGCGGGCGGCGCCGCTCCGGCGCCCTCGAACCCGACCCGCGCCCGCGGGCCGTCGGTCGACATCGCCGCGGCGAACACCGCGAACACCAGTCAAGGCATGTGCAAGACCCCGGACCAGTACGACAGCTTCGTGCTGGCGATGTCGTGGCAACCCGGCTTCTGCGAATGGACGGCGGGTGGCCGGCGCGGCAAGCCCGAGTGCGAGGCGATGGAGGACGGCAAGCTCAAGGTGACCAACCTGACCTTGCACGGCCTGTGGCCCAACCGGCAGCAATGCGGGATCAGCTACGGCGACTGCGGCAACGCGCCGATGAACCTCTCCAAGGAGACGGTGTCGTACATCGGGCCGTGGATGCCGAACTTCCTCTACGAAAAGGGCTTCGGCGAGCACGAGTGGCGCAAGCACGGCACCTGCCAGACGACGCTGAACCCGGATGCCTACTTCCGCCGCGCGGTGGACCTGGTGAAGCAGTTCAACGATTCGGGCGTGGGCAAGTACATCCGCCAGAACATCGGCGGGGCGATCTCGCGCAACACCTTCTACGAGAAGCTGAAGGCCGAGACCGGCAGCGACGCGTACCGCGACAGCGTGAAGCTGATGTGCTCCGGGCAGTACCTCACCGAGATCCAGGTGAAGCTGCCGCGGGACTATCAGGCCGGCGGGACGCTGAAGCAGCTGCTCGGCGATCAGCCCAGCGGCAGCGGCGGCGGGACCTGCCGCAGGGATGAGATCAGGATCGAGGCGAGCGGGCGGTGAGCGCTGCGATTCATTCACCTGAACTGCTTGAACGTTGCGTGCGCAGGCGTCCATTGCGGTGACTGAACTGCTCTTGCTCTTGTTGTCGCTGGTGACCGACACGATCGGATACTTCACGGCCTGGCTTCTGCTGCCCGTGTTGACGCTCGGACGCTTGAGGGTGGAACCCCTCATGGGCGGCGCCTTCCCCGTGCGCGGCCGAGGCCGGATCAAGAAACAGCCTGACGGCCATTGGCTGGTCGAGGCGCAACTGGCGCCGGCACTCGGCCTGCTGCTGTGGGGATGCATCGGCGTCGCCGTCTGCCTCGTCAAGATCTGATCGGCATGCCCACGATCCTCACTCACGCCGTCATTCCCATGGCCGCTCGTCTGGGGCTCGGCAAGCCGCTCGTCTCCAATCGCCTGCTGATGGCCGGAATGGCCGCCGCGGTGATCCCCGACCTCGACGTCATCGCGTTCCGCATCGGCATTCCGTATGCGGATGCCTTCGGGCATCGCGGGGCGTCGCATTCGCTGGTGTTCGCACTGCTGATGGGGCTGTTCGCGCTCCTCTCGGCGCGGGCGCTGCAGGCGCCGCGATGGTGGGCCTTCGCCTTCGTCGCCCTGTCAGGGCTCTCCCACGGCCTGCTGGACATGCTCACCGACGGCGGCCATGGCGTCGCGCTGTGGTGGCCGTTCTCGGAAGAACGCGTCTTCTTTGCCGCGCAGGTGATCGAGGTATCGCCGCTCAGCCTGAGACGCGTGCTCAGCGGACGCGGGTGGGAGGTGCTGCAATCCGAGCTGGTGTGGGTGTGGCTGCCGGCGATGATCGCGGCCATCGGCATCGCGCTCGCTCTGGCCACGTGGCGCCGCACCGCCGCATGATCGTCGAAGCGTTGTTCGAATTCATCGTCCAGCCGATCGTCGAGATCGTGATCCAGCTTTCCGGCTTCTGCACCGCCTGGCTGCTGCTGCCGGTGTTCACGCTGGGACGCGTGAGGGTCGAGCCCAGCACCAAAGGCTTCTTCGTCAAACCCGGCCGGGGCCGGATCGTGAAGCAGCGGGGCGGCTACTACCTGATGGAAGCGGAGCTGGCATCGTTGTACGGGCTGCTCATCTGGGCGGTCATCGGATTCGTGTTCCTGCTGGTGAGGCAGTGAGCGGAAGGACGTCGCCGTCAGCCGTTGCGGGGGCCATCCGGCAAACGCGCCTGTCCGATCAATGCCTCACTTCTTCAGGCAGCTCGCGAACGGAGGCGCTTCACCCGGCTGCTTCGCGCAGATGCGGACCGGCGACATCGCGTTGAGGCGCTGCTGCAGCAACGCCCGGTCCGGATGGGGCGCCGTGCTCGTCGGATCGCCGCGCTCGGACCACTGGATCGTGTACATGTTCTTGTCGCCCTTGTAGACGGCCAGGATGGT
This genomic stretch from Mitsuaria sp. 7 harbors:
- a CDS encoding penicillin-binding protein 1A, which produces MQQIAQFARNVAHTLAGFFLALWRRTAPLRDSLRELPTWKRIAVWAGAGVLAVVLLIGGVAAVIWPGLPDLDRLTDYNPKQPLRVYSEDGQLLAEYGTERRSYLPLEKIPKQMQQALLAVEDTNFYDHQGVYVPGMMRAFWVNLFSSSRSQGASTITQQLARDLYLTKKKLYTRKIVEILLAFKIESQLSKDKILEVYMNQIYLGQRAYGFEAASQAYFGKSLKDLTTAETAMLAGLPQSPYRANPITNLKLAQRRQATVLMRMVDVGMITPEQAKQAREEPVKLRTAQEQRLPYGQYATEMVRQVVHAQYGEDAYNRGLRVTTTLRMDDQIAAYKALRRTLMDYERRKAWRGPEGDVDLPEGMDGQEQDAAISQVFNEHPDNDDLRTAVVTQVANNKVQASLSDGDDIEIQGEGLRSVQSALSPKAKADLRIQRGSIIRVLRGAPTKAFPKGAWVVTQSPEAEGALVSVEPDTGRILALVGGFDFNRNQFNHATQAWRQPGSSFKPFIYSGAMELGAGPATLVDDAPISVGDWNPRNSDGNFDGPMTLRQALAKSKNMVTIRVLEQLTPARGRAWAAKFGVDLEKQPENLTLALGSGSVTPLQMASAYSVFANGGYLLKPLLVTKIVDAQNQVLFQAEPEKLTDDRRAISERNAFITGSLLREVAIRGTAYKASASLKRYDLYGKTGTTNDAVDAWFAGFQRRVATVVWIGYDQPRSLGAGESGGGIALPAWIEYMQVALKDIKPSEIEPPKDGGLVQEEGPFGPDWVFSEYAGDAGLKTIGPMPPPLPPAEPASGAASGPATGASGTPPSWWMGGERSGGQ
- a CDS encoding transporter; this encodes MTKTLVIVAALLTAAGSARAADEAIEPDQPGIVESSSTVGKGRAMLETGLGYQRDKSDGVRSRLWSTPTLLRFGFAEDWEFRVETDGYQRLRASDASGTTKVSGWADTALGVKWHVQDGDAERSKPGLAWLLNVDMDSGSSAFRGQGLRPSLRLTAEWDLPRDWSAGLIGGLYRDSRDDGKHFVGGILGASLGWPIAEAWKGYVEVAGDQLASNRNGGRSISAGTGVTWLVDRKLQLDASINRGLTRQTADWVLGLGVSIGF
- a CDS encoding ribonuclease T2 family protein, translated to MRFLLRLLALSAALSALPSAWADPASGTFTASRACEAFQSFRKSTNPDGAKLSPGTGYTILESHDAGWTRVQVPDARPPERWVPNDCGAAAGGAAPAPSNPTRARGPSVDIAAANTANTSQGMCKTPDQYDSFVLAMSWQPGFCEWTAGGRRGKPECEAMEDGKLKVTNLTLHGLWPNRQQCGISYGDCGNAPMNLSKETVSYIGPWMPNFLYEKGFGEHEWRKHGTCQTTLNPDAYFRRAVDLVKQFNDSGVGKYIRQNIGGAISRNTFYEKLKAETGSDAYRDSVKLMCSGQYLTEIQVKLPRDYQAGGTLKQLLGDQPSGSGGGTCRRDEIRIEASGR
- a CDS encoding metal-dependent hydrolase, translated to MPTILTHAVIPMAARLGLGKPLVSNRLLMAGMAAAVIPDLDVIAFRIGIPYADAFGHRGASHSLVFALLMGLFALLSARALQAPRWWAFAFVALSGLSHGLLDMLTDGGHGVALWWPFSEERVFFAAQVIEVSPLSLRRVLSGRGWEVLQSELVWVWLPAMIAAIGIALALATWRRTAA